Below is a genomic region from Leptolyngbyaceae cyanobacterium.
CATCACGAAATCTAAGTTTTTGTCCGGTAAATAGCTTTATTTCCTGCGTTCAGTTGACGAAACTCCTCTTTTGTGGTGGCTGAGTCCAAATCACGCAGAAGCCACCTGCTGCTTCTTTGTTTCCAAAGTTCAACTTAACCCCTAATTTTTTGACATCTTGCAGGCAAGTTTTATTATCCAGGTATCCCCGATTCCAATCTATTAAATTACGGGCAAACTTGCCTTCATTTGATTTAGCCCAGCGCAAAGCTTCCACTTCATCAGCCGTAAGCTTCACTTCTTTGGTATAACCGCCCTGCAAAAAAGGAGGCACTGTTATTCCCATGAAAAATCCTAAACCCAAAACACCAAGCAGCACACCAACTGCGGGAATAATTGAATCGAATAGCCTTTTGGCTTGTTGTGATTCAGTTTGGCGAATTAAATCGCCAGCAGCAGATGCGATCGCAGCCTTTTGACGCTCAACCACCATCCGTTCTGCTAGATGCAAAGCTCGTTGTAATTCGTGACAGCCTTCTTTAAAGGTTTCTTCTATGGAGGCGGGGACATCTTCAACCATAACGGCTACATTTCCGAATGCGATCGCAAAAATAATCGCCGGATCGTCTGGTTGCAAATTCGTTGATTTGACAAAATCCCAAACCTGGCGCTTGAAATCTTCTGATTTCCCCTCCAATACCTTCTCTAACAAAGCAGACTGGTCTGAATAACTAGAACTCATGGCAATAATCTCCTAATTTAAAATCTTGTTTTTGTGATAGTTTCAAAAAAATTGTGTAATAACGCTATCTCTCTATATTTTTTGCTTCGGGAATTTTCATAATTTTATCTTCAAGCTTTAAAAAAAACATTTTAAATATTTCTGCATCTTTCTTTTCACACTTAAATACAGTTATTTTCCCATTAGAAAGAGCAAGTATATTTCCCCTATTTCGTGCTGTTACAGTTAGTAAATTATGACAGCTATGAAGGAAATAATTTTGACGAGGACTGACAAAAGTCAAGCTCCCATCAGGTTGCTTTTCACCTAGATGATTTAATATAGCTTTTGAACTCTCTACCAAAGAACGCACCATCTGCCAATACTGCTGATAATCCCGCTTCATTTCTTCCACCACGCCTGGATGTAAATTTCCTGTTTCCTTAAAATTTGCAGCTACATTTGCAATAGCCTCAAGATGAGACTCCGGTCGTTCTAGATGATGGCATACTTTATACCAAGCTCTTAAACTATTGAGCGAACTATGCGGTATGGAAGTATTTTCTTGAGGTTGAGATTGAGATAAAAATTGAGATAAATCGGGATAAACTGAGTCAA
It encodes:
- a CDS encoding DUF6753 family protein, translated to MSSSYSDQSALLEKVLEGKSEDFKRQVWDFVKSTNLQPDDPAIIFAIAFGNVAVMVEDVPASIEETFKEGCHELQRALHLAERMVVERQKAAIASAAGDLIRQTESQQAKRLFDSIIPAVGVLLGVLGLGFFMGITVPPFLQGGYTKEVKLTADEVEALRWAKSNEGKFARNLIDWNRGYLDNKTCLQDVKKLGVKLNFGNKEAAGGFCVIWTQPPQKRSFVN